TCCGAAGGCTGTTATCTTGAGCTACAGCGATATAACTCCCTTTTGAACTCCATTCAACtgacaaacaaaacaaagtttacaAGTAAATTCCTACAGAGTCGATCTTACATAATTGCCAAAAACATGCTTTTTTGCTGAAGAAGTAGCAATAGAGATGAAACAAACCGGCGTCAACAGCATCCATAACATGTCTAGGGGGTGCATTATCAATTCCATGAAAGAGCTTCCCAGTATTCGAAAGAACAAGATAAGAATGCTTATCATTCCTTCTCCACCGAAAATCCTTAACGAAGCCTGACTCATCAGgtgaataagaaaaagaaggttttGCATCCTGCAACAAAGGAACAGATTAAGTAAGTAAACTATCAATCAACAAAGCAATCCAGCTAGTCTGCTACTTCTGAGACGTGTACCTTCTTAAGAAGTGAATCCACagagaagaaatgaatatCAGCAGCAACGGTGACAGCGAGAATCGAATCATCCGCTGAGAGAGACAATATACGAACGTCCCCAACAGGAACATCGACGAGGCTCAAATCCTGGATAAAAACCTTATCACCGTTCCCGTTACTGTTCTTCGATGCAGAAATTACATCATTAGTCCTCCCAAcaaaaaaccctaatattcCACACAAAACGGTCACAGTAAATAAACAGCACAGAGCAAAAACCTCTACCATCGCCGATTACGAAAACTAACCGGAGGAATGTGCGACAAAGAGGACGGCGTGGCGTTCTGAGATAGCGAGAGGCTGTGACGGAGGGTTTTCGAGATCGTATTgagcatcatcttctttgaTACTGATAGGTTCGCCGATTCTCTCGAAGTAGTAATCGTTCGTTGAGATGCGATCTCCTTCCgtatcttcttcaatctcaacTCTGCTCatctttcaaactcttctcAAGGTTGTTTCAATGGCTGAATCCGAAGGATTTTGAGCGGGAAGTAGAGAGGACGAAACTCGAGAGTGAGTCTCTCTGATTACAAGTGCCGGTGATACCACACTGGTCCGATGAGCCGACGACGGTTCATGgtttgttaatttaaatttatatggGCCGTAATGTGTTAATGGCCCAATTGGCCCTTATCTGACACACCAGACCGGTTCTTTTAGCTGAACCAGATTCAGCGACCGGTTCTCTTTACTAAACCAGACCGACATGtattgtgatatatatatagtaatttattttgaaattcagaCTATTTACAATATTTCTGCCGCACAAGATGTGATTCGCTTATACCAAAGGTCTCGAAGGAACATAAATATCGTGAGGCTTGATCGTCGTTCTCCTTCTTTCCGATCtcaactctttttctttgtctttttggttttatatttcttgtttAGTTGATCAATCGTGTGATCTTGTTTAGTTGATAAACTAACTCTATCGTATCTCCAAATGAACATGGTAATAAGAAATGAGCTCAAATTGAATTCCAGTAGTTCAAGAGTTAAGAAATAGTAAAAGACATTCAGGGGATTTAGTGGTAAGGGTTTAAGTACAATAGAGAGACGAGTTTTTCGTGAGACCAGCAGATTGAGcttgatatataatataaggTCAGTTTTAGTCCATCAAACTGAACACGCTCTCTGTGAAAACAGTGTTCTGCAGCCTAATGATGATTCACCTACAAAGGACGATACAAGGATGACAAGATTTGCATTGGATGAGTACCTTCTTCATTGCTGTTTGATGAAGCTTgccattaattattatcaatacGTACTGTCTTATGTATATCCTAAAAAAGATTCATTGCTAGGGGATATTGTTCTTTGCATCTAGCACAGAATAATAAAGCGCACGTAAAAGGCAGAGAAGAGGatcatcattgttttcatcTAGCTAGTGTATCCAagttgaaaatcaaaatataaagtcTCAAAATATGAAGCCTTTGAACACACTTAGATAAAGTTCACATCCTCTACAAAGACCGTTAACAAGAGATTATCAGACCGGTTCTCTTAGCTAATCCAACCGTTAAACGCAGACCGGTTCTCCTACATCGGTTTTGTGGGTAAATTATAGCAAACGGTGACGTTTTACCTCTGCTCTACTGGCGTAGTTGTTGGTAGTTCTTGAGTTTGCGTCTCTCGTGGATTTTGGATTAGCTTCACCTTCCACAGTTCCTGCTTTCCTCTGGTCTCCGCATCTCCAGTTAGGCCTGcctctttttatctttttgttgatccttgttttcaccattttcaaGGCTTATGTGAGTAAATTTACCAAATTTTATTGTACTCTGGTTTTGGTGTAAGAGTTTGAGAACTTTTGTTGGAATTGTGCTTATATTGATGTCCACATTGATGAAATTGTAGGTATGCTAATGGTGAAACGGATGTAAATTATCAAGTCATGTCTGCAAAGGATCTAGTAGACTCTGTTTTCACTCTAGGAGGTTGGTCTAATTTTCTGGTATGTTCGCGTTGAGTCCGCAAGCAAATATTTTTACACAATGCAATGGTTTCATTCTCATATCTATTTTATTGTCTCCATTGTTTAGTGCTCGGAGAAAAAACTTCAGCAACCTGTTGATGTTGCACTCGTGTTCATTGGCAGAGAGGTAAGAGTTTATGTATCATTATGAGTTGACTATTCAATTTATCTAAATCAACTGGCGTTAAGAGCATCTTTCTTGCTAATATTTAGATGTCATGAACATTGGCTACTGTGATTTCTACTGCTCCTTTACTTAGTACTCTCTTCTGTTTACAGTTATTGTCTTCAGATGTTTCTTCAAATCAGAACTCGGATCCTGTCCTTGTTAACACATTGAAGGTaagtttagttttatatttatagtgTGAAAATCGTTGATGTGTTACATATTGTAAGGTTTGCTTTCAAATGTGGATTGTTACATAACTTGAAGAAGTGTGTGTATTGTTGTCTTTATCGAAAATGTTTGTAGTACTTGTAAAGTTGTAATAATTGAGAACGTTGAAGAAAGACCCAGAGTTTTACCAGTATTAACTCTTCCGAggtttaaactcttttttcacCTTCTCCCATCATGTTATTTACTTTGACCATTACTGTTTTTTGCTGGTCATTAAATCATGCAGGCACAGATACATACACCAATATGCATATTAGGATGAACCCCACGAGAAATGTATTTAATGTTGCAGAGTCTTAATAGTGAAGACCCATATGTCTTGCAAGTTGCGACCCATTAATAATGGGCCATTATCAACACTGTTCCTCACCAACAACAATCCCAGGCAGTGAGACAAATAACAACACTAAGGAGTTATTACAATATGGTATGTACAAATGCCTCAAATTAGTTTCTTACTTCCCACGCTTGTTAGTATTAATCAAATGTGTTCTAGAGtttctttaaaagttttgttctaGTTGTTCAAATGGAGGGACCAAACTTGTAAAAGTGTTTTGCATGCATTGTTATATTTTCTAGTTGCATCAAAGTCTAAAACGTTTTAGTTCCACAAAATTCAGATTCAAAAGACATTCAAATTATGATTTGAGtttgataaaacaaacaacaatacatGAAAGTTTCTTctagttctgtttttttttttgctttccgATTCAAGTGTTCTTGATTTATCGAGTTTTTAAGGTTAAAACTGACTGATAAGATTGTGGTGAATGTTTCCAGCCCAACGAGTAATATCAGAGTCATATGTTATTGGTGCAGTGTTGATGCATGCATCGAATAAGAAAGATACGACGGAAATTCTCACTATGGAAAGCATACATGCTCTAAAATTTTGGAGTAAGAATATCTTGACCAGTGAGATTCTGGTGATGATGAA
This sequence is a window from Arabidopsis thaliana chromosome 1 sequence. Protein-coding genes within it:
- a CDS encoding 2-C-methyl-D-erythritol 4-phosphate cytidylyltransferase (unknown protein; FUNCTIONS IN: molecular_function unknown; INVOLVED IN: biological_process unknown; LOCATED IN: endomembrane system; BEST Arabidopsis thaliana protein match is: unknown protein (TAIR:AT3G13410.1); Has 30201 Blast hits to 17322 proteins in 780 species: Archae - 12; Bacteria - 1396; Metazoa - 17338; Fungi - 3422; Plants - 5037; Viruses - 0; Other Eukaryotes - 2996 (source: NCBI BLink).); translated protein: MTRFALDEYLLHCCLMKLAINYYQYLLVVLEFASLVDFGLASPSTVPAFLWSPHLQYANGETDVNYQVMSAKDLVDSVFTLGGWSNFLCSEKKLQQPVDVALVFIGRELLSSDVSSNQNSDPVLVNTLKYL